Below is a window of Yersinia kristensenii DNA.
GGTCATTTGGCGCTTTGCCAGTTGACGTGTCGCACAGATCCCGCGGTAAACCATATCGTCGTAATCAATCTCACCGGACAGATAAGACCACATCTGCCGGTATCCCACACAACGAATGGCTGGCATATCCGTATGCAAATCACCACGGTCAAAAAGCGCCCTAGCCTCAGTTTCAAACCCTGCATCCAGCATCTGACGAAAACGTAATTCAATCCGCTGGTGCAACAGTTCCCGGCTAACAGGCGCAATCGCAAATTGGTGAACCCGATAAGGTAAGGTTTCACCCGAAATTTTAGTCAGTTCTGTTAGAGTTTTACCTGAAATAAAAAAAACTTCCAGTGCTCTGGAGAGCCGTTGGGGATCATTAGGATGAATTCGCGCCGCAGCGATGGGATCGATTTCAGCCAATTGTTGGTGTAATGCTTCCCAACCCAGTAATGCTGCCTGCTGTTCAATACGCTGGCGCACTTGCGGGTCTGCGCTCGGCAATGGCGATAACCCATCCAACAGCGCTTTAAAGTACAACATCGTGCCACCCACCAGCAGCGGAATACGCCCGGCTGCGGTAATCTCGGCCATTTCTTTTAATGCGTCTTTACGGAAATCAGCGGCAGAGTAGGATTGCGCGGGATCACGGATATCAATCAGCCGATGTGGCGCTAATGCCAGCTCTTCTGCACTGGGTTTCGCGGTACCGATATCCATACCGCGATAAATCAGGGCAGAATCGACACTGATAAGTTCGACAGGTAGCCGCTGTCTCAGCGCAATGGAGAACGCCGTTTTACCCGAGGCAGTTGGCCCCATAATAAAGATTGCCGGTGGCCGGTCTAGATTTTCAATATCATTCATGTTTCAGGGTTGCCAATGCAGCCTTTATATCAATAGGTTGTAATAGCCCAGTTGGCGGTGATTTTACCAACTGTGGACAAAGACGTTCAACATCCGCCAATAACTGTATCGCTTGAGACACATTCCATACCTCATGTTCACTGCCAAGATGGCGAGAAATCCATGTGGCGAGAGCATCGGGCGATATCTCTTCATGTTGCGACAGATAGCCTAACAGTTCCGGTATCAGTTTTTGTAAATTTTGTTGGCGTAATGGTAAAGATACTGCCCGTAAAGTCGCCTTTTCGTGTTCCACCGCCAATTCTATTCCCATGGTCACTAACAATTTCTGATGACGCTGGCAGGCGGCCGCTTCATTTTTATCCAATGTCAGTTTTAATGGGATTAATAGTGGCTGAGGGCGCAACCCTTCCGTGGGCGGATTCAACTGAGCTTGCTTTAACCAACGCTCAGCAACCGTTAATTCCAGTAATGCCACGCCCTGTTTATATTCAATAAGAGCATAGCAAGGCGGAAACACGGTGAGTACCCGGCCAAAACTGTAATTATCGCCGCGCAGTGGCTCGTCATTAAGTCTCTGACGCGGCGCTACCGCCGCTTGACTTCCAGCCGCCGGTTTATTCACTACGGCTGGCTGTACCAGTTGGCGATATAATTCACCTTGTTGCTTTTGATAAGGTTGGCCCGCGCTATAGGCTGGGGCGGGTTCGCGGGCTATTGACCGCTCTGTCGTGGCGCTTCGCTCGGGGGAAGAGGTGCGCGTCACTGGCGCGGTTTTCGCCGGTTCCGGTTGGGCATATTTATTCCCCCCTGCTGCCACGCGATTTTCTGGTTGCCAGCGCGGGGCTTCGATTTCTT
It encodes the following:
- the miaA gene encoding tRNA (adenosine(37)-N6)-dimethylallyltransferase MiaA, which translates into the protein MNDIENLDRPPAIFIMGPTASGKTAFSIALRQRLPVELISVDSALIYRGMDIGTAKPSAEELALAPHRLIDIRDPAQSYSAADFRKDALKEMAEITAAGRIPLLVGGTMLYFKALLDGLSPLPSADPQVRQRIEQQAALLGWEALHQQLAEIDPIAAARIHPNDPQRLSRALEVFFISGKTLTELTKISGETLPYRVHQFAIAPVSRELLHQRIELRFRQMLDAGFETEARALFDRGDLHTDMPAIRCVGYRQMWSYLSGEIDYDDMVYRGICATRQLAKRQMTWLRGWSSVQWLDSDKPGEALDSVIQVVSA